One Natronomonas moolapensis 8.8.11 genomic region harbors:
- a CDS encoding CbtA family protein, which yields MIADYLRRGVAAGGVAGIGYGLYMALVGNPLSAYVEHAAHDHTHGGGGPVSEATTAAVSAGSGLLWAILLGGVFAVALYLLEPALPGSATARSYVLAGAGFLTVSGVPWLALPPAAPGAIHQYPIGARMRAYVGLMFLGAITAAAAVLAYKRAGRRHVGLGVVAGAVPVLLVAVVLAVAAPTVTTYPDHPADLVAAYQGLAVLTQAGIWVLVAGAFNALSRRRPGAENESTHASDEALVG from the coding sequence ATGATCGCCGACTACCTTCGACGCGGCGTCGCCGCGGGGGGTGTCGCCGGGATCGGCTATGGGCTATACATGGCGCTCGTCGGCAACCCTCTCAGCGCGTACGTCGAACACGCGGCCCACGACCACACTCACGGCGGCGGCGGACCCGTCTCGGAGGCGACGACAGCCGCCGTCAGCGCCGGCAGCGGGCTGTTGTGGGCGATCCTGCTCGGCGGTGTCTTCGCTGTTGCGCTGTACCTCCTCGAACCGGCACTGCCGGGGTCGGCAACCGCCCGATCGTACGTTCTCGCCGGAGCCGGGTTCCTGACAGTCTCCGGTGTCCCGTGGCTGGCGCTGCCGCCCGCCGCGCCCGGGGCGATCCATCAGTACCCGATCGGCGCCAGGATGCGAGCCTACGTCGGATTGATGTTCCTCGGCGCGATCACAGCCGCGGCGGCCGTCCTCGCGTACAAGCGGGCGGGCAGACGCCACGTCGGTCTCGGGGTCGTCGCCGGCGCGGTGCCCGTCCTGCTCGTCGCCGTGGTCCTCGCCGTCGCCGCGCCGACGGTGACGACGTACCCCGACCACCCCGCCGACCTCGTCGCCGCCTATCAGGGGTTGGCGGTCCTGACGCAGGCCGGAATCTGGGTCCTCGTCGCCGGGGCGTTCAACGCGCTGTCCCGCCGGAGACCGGGAGCCGAAAACGAATCGACCCACGCGAGCGACGAGGCGCTCGTCGGGTGA
- a CDS encoding (2Fe-2S) ferredoxin domain-containing protein, with product MKRRTEKQTTRLAAHVFVCVNDRDSEYACCADAGGEETATAVKEWLRDRDAFWSPVGVSTTDCLGLCSEAGTAITIQPRDEWFAEVRPEDVDDLLSEAFGPDADRV from the coding sequence GTGAAACGACGCACCGAGAAACAGACGACCCGGCTGGCCGCGCACGTCTTCGTCTGCGTGAACGACCGCGACTCCGAGTACGCCTGCTGTGCTGACGCCGGCGGCGAGGAGACCGCCACCGCCGTCAAGGAGTGGCTGCGGGATCGAGACGCCTTCTGGTCGCCGGTCGGCGTCTCGACGACGGACTGTCTCGGCCTCTGTAGCGAGGCCGGCACCGCGATCACGATCCAACCGCGCGACGAGTGGTTTGCCGAGGTTCGCCCCGAAGACGTCGACGACCTCCTGAGCGAGGCGTTCGGCCCGGACGCCGACCGGGTCTGA
- a CDS encoding RNA-splicing ligase RtcB, producing MIELEGTHTTARVLTDDEGLVEGNVLDQLEDLVDHPAFTEPIRMMPDAHVGAGAPVGFTMPLGDRIVPNIVGVDVGCGMAAFELGDELPLSDADREAAVRNAVPMGRSVHAYDDAPHLVNEFPFERATRVFERFDDAHAARFGERIDPGFDFDGYDSTYFNSLCGRVLADQRQGMGHVIKSAGTLGGGNHFVEFARSRASGRYWLVVHSGSRYLGKSVAEFWQGRASDYRSADRIREAIPDSDYEFLKFDPEAVGDRELHAWVTGGMGESHLRKKAIRAAFDGSEIERAFERLSRPTADVETRSDDLDYLEGREAHGYYVDMLFAQQYARWNRTLIGEAICSALGVEPIDSFQSIHNYIDFRDLTVRKGATPAREGQRVVVPLNMAEGSIIASGRGNDAYHRSAPHGAGRTMSRGEAFETVEMAEFETAMAGVYSESVVDGVRDEAPMAYKPADAIADALEPTAAITDRLDPVHNLKSVE from the coding sequence GTGATCGAACTCGAAGGAACCCACACGACGGCACGGGTGTTGACCGACGACGAGGGGCTCGTCGAGGGGAACGTCCTCGACCAACTCGAGGACCTCGTCGACCACCCTGCGTTCACCGAGCCGATCCGGATGATGCCCGACGCCCACGTCGGTGCGGGGGCGCCGGTCGGCTTTACGATGCCGCTGGGCGATCGGATCGTCCCGAACATCGTCGGTGTCGACGTCGGCTGTGGGATGGCGGCGTTCGAACTCGGCGACGAGTTGCCGCTCTCGGACGCCGACCGCGAGGCGGCGGTTCGAAACGCCGTTCCGATGGGACGGTCCGTCCACGCCTACGACGACGCGCCGCACCTCGTGAACGAGTTCCCCTTCGAGCGCGCTACCCGCGTCTTCGAGCGTTTCGACGACGCCCACGCGGCGCGGTTCGGCGAACGGATCGACCCCGGATTCGACTTCGATGGCTACGACAGTACGTACTTCAATTCGCTCTGTGGGCGCGTCCTCGCCGACCAACGACAGGGGATGGGGCACGTCATCAAAAGCGCCGGCACGCTCGGCGGCGGCAACCACTTCGTCGAGTTCGCCCGCTCGCGGGCCAGCGGGCGCTACTGGCTCGTCGTCCACAGCGGGTCGCGGTACCTCGGCAAATCGGTCGCGGAGTTCTGGCAGGGCCGGGCCAGCGACTACCGCTCCGCGGACCGGATCCGCGAGGCTATCCCCGACTCGGACTACGAGTTCCTGAAGTTCGACCCCGAGGCCGTCGGCGACCGCGAACTCCACGCCTGGGTCACCGGCGGCATGGGCGAGTCCCACCTCCGAAAAAAGGCGATCCGGGCGGCCTTCGACGGGAGCGAGATCGAACGGGCCTTCGAGCGCCTCTCGCGGCCGACGGCCGACGTCGAGACCCGGAGCGACGACCTCGATTACCTCGAGGGACGGGAGGCTCACGGCTACTACGTCGACATGCTGTTCGCCCAGCAGTACGCCCGCTGGAACCGAACGCTGATCGGCGAGGCGATCTGTTCGGCGCTCGGCGTCGAGCCGATCGACTCGTTTCAGTCGATCCACAACTACATCGACTTCCGAGACTTGACTGTCCGCAAGGGTGCGACGCCGGCCAGGGAAGGCCAGCGGGTCGTCGTCCCGTTGAACATGGCCGAGGGGTCGATCATCGCGTCGGGGCGGGGCAACGACGCCTACCACCGGAGCGCCCCCCACGGTGCCGGCCGGACGATGAGCCGCGGGGAGGCCTTCGAGACGGTCGAGATGGCGGAGTTCGAGACCGCGATGGCAGGCGTCTACTCCGAGTCGGTCGTCGACGGCGTCCGCGACGAGGCCCCGATGGCGTACAAACCCGCCGACGCCATCGCCGACGCGCTCGAACCGACCGCGGCGATCACCGATCGGCTCGATCCCGTCCACAACCTCAAAAGCGTCGAGTGA
- a CDS encoding pyridoxal phosphate-dependent aminotransferase — translation MDDYERPPFFHMMEYAADADRDVVDMVSGNPDWEPPEAIRSGLQRYAEGSVETFQYPPSEGLYDLRATLAERHDVGTERVVITNGTAEANYLAMATALETGSGGEIVMADPVYPYYHKRTRMLGGTPQFVPVEPDGTLAPAAVRRAAGEDTAAIVVNSPNNPTGAVYGEALKRELAAVADEHDALLISDEVYERFVYDEGAFGSALAVDSESVVVTNAFSKSMAITGFRVGYGIFPERLADAVRTRHMLVNVAGSRPAQRAVLDAIEATPESYYEHNRDRLGDRIATFCDALDDAGAAYTRPQGGFYVMARFEGYPGTLENAEQLIDEAGVAGMPGDAFGDSRASWFRFAVVTPRAAEAAERLATYFS, via the coding sequence ATGGACGACTACGAGCGGCCGCCTTTCTTTCACATGATGGAGTACGCGGCCGACGCCGACCGCGACGTCGTCGACATGGTCTCGGGGAACCCCGACTGGGAACCGCCCGAAGCGATCCGGAGCGGGCTACAGCGGTACGCCGAAGGGTCGGTCGAGACGTTCCAGTACCCGCCCAGCGAGGGGCTATATGACCTCCGGGCGACCCTCGCCGAGCGCCACGACGTCGGCACGGAGCGCGTCGTCATCACCAACGGCACGGCCGAGGCGAACTACCTGGCGATGGCGACCGCGCTCGAAACCGGGTCCGGCGGGGAGATCGTCATGGCCGATCCGGTGTACCCGTACTACCACAAGCGGACCCGGATGCTCGGCGGCACCCCCCAGTTCGTCCCGGTCGAACCCGACGGGACGCTCGCTCCCGCGGCGGTCCGGCGGGCGGCGGGCGAGGACACCGCCGCCATCGTCGTCAACTCGCCGAACAACCCGACGGGAGCCGTCTACGGCGAGGCGTTGAAGCGCGAGCTCGCCGCCGTCGCCGACGAACACGACGCGCTGTTGATATCCGACGAGGTGTACGAGCGATTCGTCTACGACGAGGGGGCATTCGGGAGCGCCCTCGCCGTCGACTCGGAGAGCGTCGTCGTCACGAACGCGTTCTCGAAGTCGATGGCGATCACGGGGTTTCGGGTCGGCTACGGGATCTTCCCCGAGCGGCTCGCCGACGCGGTGCGGACCCGACACATGCTCGTCAACGTCGCCGGATCGCGGCCGGCCCAGCGAGCCGTGCTCGACGCCATAGAGGCGACGCCGGAGTCGTACTACGAGCACAACCGCGACCGCCTCGGCGACCGGATCGCGACGTTCTGTGACGCCCTCGACGACGCGGGTGCGGCGTACACTCGCCCACAGGGAGGGTTCTACGTGATGGCGCGCTTCGAGGGCTACCCGGGGACGCTCGAGAACGCCGAACAGTTGATCGACGAGGCCGGCGTCGCCGGGATGCCGGGGGACGCCTTCGGCGACTCGCGGGCGTCGTGGTTCCGGTTCGCCGTGGTGACGCCGCGGGCGGCCGAGGCCGCCGAGCGCCTCGCGACGTACTTCAGCTGA
- a CDS encoding GNAT family N-acetyltransferase encodes METSERPTFETEAGEEIYRYVERHGTAARHRVRTVTSLPPETFQDALKQLKDRGYLEDDGGTLRVALEVGSVEAYSSDGFEYVVRPARQSDFEGLIDTIRDVTAEDTYIVAESIAEQLLYEDAVNRHNTAESRVFFVATVEGDVVGWSHLDLPQLDKLKSTAQLTVGVQEAFQGRGVGSRLVERALEWAEANGYRKVYNSVPTTNDEALDFLENRGWETEGVRKDHYTIGDDYVDEVMLAYTF; translated from the coding sequence ATGGAGACGTCCGAGCGGCCCACGTTCGAAACCGAGGCCGGCGAGGAGATCTACCGCTACGTCGAGCGACACGGAACGGCGGCTCGCCACCGGGTGCGAACGGTGACCTCGTTGCCGCCCGAGACGTTCCAGGACGCACTCAAGCAGCTGAAGGATCGCGGGTACCTCGAGGACGACGGCGGGACGCTGCGGGTCGCCTTGGAGGTCGGCTCCGTCGAGGCGTACTCGAGTGACGGCTTCGAGTACGTCGTCCGCCCGGCGAGGCAGTCCGATTTCGAGGGATTGATCGACACGATCCGGGACGTGACCGCCGAGGACACCTACATCGTCGCCGAGTCGATCGCCGAGCAACTCCTGTACGAGGACGCGGTCAACCGTCACAACACCGCTGAATCGCGCGTCTTTTTTGTCGCAACAGTCGAGGGCGACGTCGTCGGGTGGTCCCACCTCGATCTGCCCCAACTGGACAAACTCAAGAGCACGGCCCAACTGACGGTCGGCGTCCAGGAGGCGTTCCAGGGGCGCGGCGTCGGGAGCCGACTCGTCGAGCGGGCGCTGGAGTGGGCCGAGGCCAACGGCTACCGGAAGGTGTACAACAGCGTTCCGACCACGAACGACGAGGCGCTCGATTTCTTGGAAAACCGGGGCTGGGAGACGGAGGGCGTCAGGAAGGACCACTACACGATCGGCGACGACTACGTCGACGAGGTCATGCTCGCGTACACGTTTTGA
- a CDS encoding radical SAM protein, which produces MISKGCEQCAKGGKMVLFVYGYCDQRDCFYCPLGENRKNVTQVYANERPVESDADVIEAAKRMDALGTSITGGEPQEAMERTCRYLRLLKEEFGEDHHTHLYTGITGGRENMRRLSEAGLDEIRFHPPLEQWGELHGTEWEEILHVAREEGLTPAFEIPGIRAEPEFLEFLDEGAAEFCNINEFEMSDGNYRRMQEAGFELKEDHMSAVEGSHDILEEMGDHEKVYFCTSVFKDAAQHRSRLKRMAETVGRAFDETTDDGTLVYGKAWTSEARLRELGVPEEFYAVKSEHVELAWWLLEEMVEEGDVQKGEIVEQYPTYDGTVVERTPLSNGTGSDRATADD; this is translated from the coding sequence ATGATATCGAAGGGCTGCGAGCAGTGTGCCAAGGGGGGAAAGATGGTGCTTTTCGTCTACGGCTACTGCGACCAGCGTGACTGTTTCTATTGCCCGCTCGGCGAGAACCGAAAGAACGTCACGCAGGTGTACGCCAACGAGCGGCCCGTCGAGAGCGACGCAGACGTCATCGAGGCGGCCAAGCGGATGGACGCCCTCGGCACCTCGATCACCGGCGGCGAACCACAGGAGGCGATGGAGCGGACCTGTCGGTACCTGCGGCTCCTGAAAGAGGAGTTCGGCGAGGACCACCACACCCACCTCTACACCGGAATTACGGGCGGCCGCGAGAACATGCGGCGACTGTCGGAGGCCGGCCTCGACGAGATCCGGTTTCACCCCCCGCTGGAGCAGTGGGGCGAGCTACACGGCACCGAGTGGGAGGAGATCCTCCACGTCGCCCGCGAGGAGGGACTCACCCCCGCCTTCGAGATCCCCGGTATCCGTGCCGAACCCGAGTTCCTGGAGTTCCTCGACGAGGGCGCGGCCGAGTTCTGTAACATCAACGAGTTCGAGATGTCCGACGGCAACTACCGTCGGATGCAGGAGGCGGGCTTCGAACTGAAAGAAGACCACATGAGCGCCGTCGAGGGCTCTCACGACATCCTCGAAGAGATGGGCGACCACGAGAAGGTGTATTTCTGTACGAGCGTGTTCAAGGACGCCGCCCAGCACCGCTCGCGGCTCAAGCGGATGGCCGAGACCGTGGGCCGGGCGTTCGACGAGACCACCGACGACGGCACCCTCGTCTACGGGAAAGCCTGGACGAGTGAAGCCCGACTCCGCGAACTCGGCGTCCCCGAGGAGTTCTACGCCGTCAAGTCCGAGCACGTCGAGTTGGCGTGGTGGCTCCTAGAGGAGATGGTCGAGGAGGGCGACGTTCAAAAGGGCGAGATCGTCGAGCAGTACCCGACCTACGACGGGACGGTCGTCGAGCGGACGCCGCTGTCGAACGGGACCGGAAGCGATCGGGCCACGGCCGACGACTGA
- a CDS encoding DUF302 domain-containing protein: MTLAFDPAEIDPTDIGEKEATLEMAHEAAIEHVRETAEAAGFGVPVEFSPSELLNEKVDADRDPYYVLGACNPDMADRALDETLKQGALFPCNFVIWQEEPGLQRVYHVSIMKIARLVGIAPENDVWASIVEDTGEFVETFFEEL; this comes from the coding sequence ATGACACTCGCGTTCGACCCGGCGGAGATCGACCCCACAGACATCGGTGAGAAGGAGGCCACCCTGGAGATGGCCCACGAGGCGGCGATCGAACACGTCCGGGAGACGGCCGAGGCGGCCGGGTTCGGCGTCCCCGTGGAGTTTTCGCCCTCGGAGTTGCTCAACGAGAAGGTCGACGCCGACCGCGATCCCTACTACGTGCTCGGCGCGTGCAACCCCGATATGGCCGACCGGGCGCTCGACGAGACGCTCAAGCAGGGTGCGCTGTTTCCCTGCAACTTCGTGATCTGGCAGGAGGAGCCCGGCCTCCAGCGAGTGTATCACGTCTCGATTATGAAGATCGCCCGCCTCGTCGGGATCGCGCCCGAGAACGACGTCTGGGCGTCGATCGTCGAGGACACCGGTGAGTTCGTCGAGACGTTCTTCGAGGAACTCTGA
- a CDS encoding DUF5611 family protein — translation MEEYKMRRGEYLEERVPDLEATVEEYFGPITGTEEFNDSDLYVVGDPDNPVFTRIVAGAVSYSGKKDKLAVHFEERDLESLMETGDVDSAGDANDAKNDFLLECTGRDAKSRRESMKRAVEDDAETPDNV, via the coding sequence ATGGAAGAGTACAAGATGCGACGCGGGGAGTATTTAGAGGAGCGCGTCCCCGACCTGGAGGCGACCGTCGAGGAATACTTCGGACCGATCACCGGCACCGAGGAGTTCAACGACAGCGACCTGTACGTCGTCGGCGACCCGGACAATCCGGTGTTCACCCGGATCGTCGCGGGCGCAGTGTCGTACTCCGGAAAGAAGGACAAACTCGCCGTCCACTTCGAGGAGCGCGACCTCGAGTCGCTGATGGAGACCGGCGACGTGGATTCGGCGGGCGACGCCAACGACGCCAAAAACGACTTTCTGTTGGAGTGTACCGGCCGCGACGCGAAATCCCGCCGCGAGTCGATGAAACGCGCCGTCGAGGACGACGCCGAGACGCCCGACAACGTATAA
- a CDS encoding DUF7093 family protein, with protein sequence MGLQCSLLGHTFEDAGVEREREEQGSEVITTEREVERCRRCGTERVVSESTEVAAVVDASDVGLEAESGSESDGREREAGADSNGSDADSGIASAVERSGVGAAEGKADPDEGGIDATPPGTAASDEFGTDGPTASSTAPDPNADADVGENTDSGGPPDPDAEDAEILTDDGDGGEDVDPAERKPGEWPGGAGGTNAGTSANADAADSVGAEGPAETPPPGEESLSGITVPEGAIACPDCSFRVEADSGYRAGDPCPDCGAWLEAERNQ encoded by the coding sequence ATGGGACTCCAATGTTCGCTCCTCGGCCACACGTTCGAGGACGCCGGGGTAGAGCGCGAGCGCGAAGAACAGGGCAGCGAGGTGATCACTACCGAGCGGGAGGTCGAACGCTGTCGCCGCTGCGGTACGGAACGCGTCGTCTCCGAGAGCACGGAGGTCGCAGCCGTCGTCGACGCCTCGGACGTCGGCCTCGAGGCCGAATCGGGGTCCGAGTCGGACGGGAGGGAGCGAGAGGCGGGTGCGGACTCGAACGGGTCGGACGCCGACAGCGGCATCGCCAGCGCGGTCGAACGCAGCGGCGTCGGTGCGGCGGAGGGAAAGGCGGACCCGGACGAGGGAGGGATCGATGCGACCCCGCCCGGAACCGCGGCGTCGGACGAGTTCGGGACCGACGGACCGACGGCGTCGTCCACAGCGCCCGACCCGAACGCGGACGCAGACGTAGGCGAGAACACCGACTCCGGGGGACCCCCGGATCCGGATGCGGAGGACGCCGAGATTCTAACCGACGACGGCGACGGCGGCGAAGACGTGGACCCGGCCGAGCGAAAACCCGGCGAGTGGCCCGGAGGCGCCGGGGGCACGAACGCAGGCACGAGCGCGAACGCGGACGCCGCCGACAGCGTCGGCGCCGAGGGTCCGGCGGAGACGCCGCCCCCCGGGGAGGAGTCGCTGTCGGGGATCACGGTACCGGAGGGGGCGATTGCCTGTCCCGACTGTTCGTTCCGGGTCGAGGCCGACTCGGGGTATCGGGCCGGCGATCCCTGCCCGGACTGTGGCGCGTGGCTGGAGGCCGAACGAAACCAGTAA
- a CDS encoding DUF7470 family protein, whose amino-acid sequence MDTDELRETLGDTGLAGAALACLGLVVVGRQNRRIAVGAAAVAVGAGLVAYGLVGSFLESMGMSYEDL is encoded by the coding sequence ATGGACACGGACGAACTGCGGGAGACGCTCGGGGACACCGGCCTCGCCGGGGCCGCGCTCGCCTGTCTCGGTCTCGTCGTCGTCGGGCGACAGAACCGCCGGATCGCCGTCGGCGCGGCCGCCGTCGCCGTCGGTGCCGGGCTGGTCGCGTACGGCCTCGTCGGCTCGTTCCTGGAATCGATGGGGATGAGCTACGAGGACCTCTAG
- a CDS encoding 4-phosphopantoate--beta-alanine ligase, with amino-acid sequence MTAPEIPESHPRYESLLTRHRIEAGVDRGLTSRQGLIAQGRGEAFDYLLGEETIPSADDAERAAAAHLLRADHAVLSVNGNVAALAPEETVALAAATGADIEVNLFNRTDERIERIVEHLNAHGAEGVKGTTADGRIPGLDHERAKVDADGIGSADVVLVPLEDGDRAEALAAMGKTELVVDLNPMSRSARSAAVPIIDNLIRAVPNMTDHARELADADESTLSSIVDSFDREAALAAAEERIRAP; translated from the coding sequence ATGACCGCCCCGGAGATCCCGGAATCACACCCCAGATACGAGTCGCTTCTGACGCGGCACCGCATCGAGGCGGGTGTCGACCGCGGTCTCACCTCCCGACAGGGACTCATCGCCCAGGGCCGCGGCGAGGCGTTCGACTACCTGCTCGGCGAGGAGACGATCCCGAGCGCCGACGACGCCGAACGCGCCGCGGCCGCCCACTTGCTCCGTGCCGACCACGCCGTCCTCTCGGTCAACGGCAACGTCGCCGCGCTCGCCCCCGAGGAAACCGTTGCGCTGGCGGCGGCGACCGGGGCCGACATCGAGGTCAACCTGTTCAACCGAACCGACGAGCGGATCGAACGGATCGTCGAACACCTCAACGCACACGGCGCCGAGGGGGTCAAGGGGACGACGGCCGACGGCCGCATTCCCGGCCTCGATCACGAGCGCGCGAAGGTCGACGCGGACGGAATCGGGTCGGCGGACGTCGTGTTGGTGCCTCTGGAGGACGGCGACCGCGCCGAGGCGCTCGCCGCGATGGGGAAGACGGAACTCGTCGTCGACCTCAACCCGATGTCCCGATCGGCGCGGTCGGCGGCGGTCCCGATAATCGACAATCTGATCCGGGCGGTGCCGAACATGACTGACCACGCGAGGGAGTTGGCCGACGCCGACGAGTCGACGCTCTCGTCGATCGTCGACTCCTTTGACCGCGAGGCGGCTCTCGCGGCCGCCGAGGAACGGATCCGGGCGCCGTAG
- a CDS encoding DUF7139 domain-containing protein yields the protein MASLTEVYRGGGGAGLRRLYAGVVLFGIGAVLVTAGLVVASTDLGASLGLDQFGARELAGVLGGLGLPAVLFGTMVALPRASRRLRATAAVGALVCLVGVGMFARWYPIDWVGGSGDTTMTLVVSATYFVGAIVTSWCLFSAAANFKARNDPGGTVSLEITKGGETRVVEVSNDELRGKLGGIGVLGATPDGDTKTQTNRSVPNGGSTASRPGTGTGTERGSGVAAANSTDGGVDSESSIREPGFSDDAELLDDGDGSVEPISDRYCGNCAYFRYVRTEEGLVPYCGRHSETMTNMDACEEWSPNTN from the coding sequence ATGGCTAGCCTCACGGAGGTCTACAGGGGAGGCGGCGGGGCCGGCCTCCGGCGGCTGTACGCCGGTGTCGTGCTCTTCGGGATCGGAGCGGTACTCGTCACCGCCGGTCTCGTCGTCGCCTCGACCGACCTGGGCGCGTCCCTCGGGCTCGATCAGTTCGGCGCGCGCGAGTTGGCCGGCGTGTTGGGCGGTCTCGGGCTTCCGGCAGTCCTCTTCGGGACGATGGTCGCGCTCCCGCGGGCGTCGCGGCGGCTCCGGGCCACCGCCGCCGTCGGCGCGCTCGTCTGTCTCGTCGGTGTCGGGATGTTCGCCCGCTGGTACCCGATCGACTGGGTCGGCGGCTCCGGCGACACGACGATGACGCTCGTCGTTTCGGCGACGTACTTCGTCGGCGCGATCGTTACCAGTTGGTGTCTGTTCTCCGCCGCCGCCAACTTCAAAGCGCGCAACGACCCCGGCGGGACGGTCTCGCTGGAGATCACCAAAGGGGGCGAAACGCGAGTCGTCGAGGTCTCGAACGACGAACTCCGGGGAAAACTCGGCGGGATCGGGGTGCTCGGCGCGACGCCCGACGGCGATACGAAAACCCAGACGAACCGCTCCGTTCCGAACGGGGGATCGACCGCGTCTCGACCCGGTACCGGCACCGGGACCGAACGCGGCTCGGGCGTCGCGGCGGCGAACTCGACCGACGGAGGCGTCGACAGCGAGTCCTCGATCCGCGAGCCCGGCTTTTCCGACGACGCCGAACTCCTCGACGATGGGGACGGATCGGTCGAACCGATCAGCGACCGGTACTGCGGCAACTGTGCGTACTTTCGGTACGTCAGAACCGAGGAGGGGCTGGTACCGTACTGCGGGCGCCACAGCGAGACGATGACGAACATGGACGCCTGCGAGGAGTGGTCGCCGAACACCAACTGA
- a CDS encoding Mut7-C RNAse domain-containing protein has product MTGEGPVAREEGAIRPETDRLLLDVMLGSLAVYLRVCGYDAAYALDRGLEADDRIAALAGAEGRRLLTRDVELADSVEGAVLLAERDLEAQLGELRAAGVELVPDEEPSYCGRCNGSLEPVPAEADTPSYAPDPGGTDCWRCRSCEQLFWRGSHYERMKSVLEA; this is encoded by the coding sequence ATGACGGGGGAGGGACCCGTCGCTCGGGAGGAGGGAGCGATCCGTCCCGAGACCGATCGATTGTTGCTCGACGTCATGCTCGGTTCGCTGGCTGTCTACCTCCGGGTCTGTGGGTACGACGCCGCCTACGCCCTCGATCGGGGGCTGGAGGCGGACGACCGTATCGCGGCCCTCGCCGGGGCGGAGGGCCGCCGGCTGCTCACCCGGGACGTCGAGTTGGCCGACAGCGTCGAGGGGGCGGTGCTGCTCGCCGAGCGGGACCTCGAGGCCCAACTCGGCGAGCTCCGGGCGGCCGGCGTCGAACTCGTTCCCGACGAGGAGCCATCCTACTGTGGTCGGTGCAACGGCTCGCTGGAGCCGGTCCCGGCGGAGGCCGACACGCCCAGCTACGCCCCCGATCCGGGGGGGACCGACTGCTGGCGCTGTCGCTCGTGCGAGCAGCTGTTCTGGCGGGGCAGCCACTACGAGCGGATGAAATCGGTTCTCGAGGCGTAG